In Carassius carassius chromosome 46, fCarCar2.1, whole genome shotgun sequence, the following proteins share a genomic window:
- the LOC132129044 gene encoding dnaJ homolog subfamily C member 11, producing the protein MAAALEEDEIDNDDYYSLLNVRREATQDELKASYRRLCMLYHPDKHRDPELKRQAEQLFNLVHQAYEVLSDPQSRAIYDVYGKRGLEVEGWEVVERKRTPAEIREEYERLQREREERRLQQRTNPKGTISVGIDATDLFDRYEEDYEEISGSDGGGGGGLPHIEINKMHISQSIEAPLTTSDTAILSGSLSTHNGNGGGNINLALRRVTSAKGWGEVEFGAGDTHGPLFGLKIFRNLTSRCFTTAHCGMQFSSRGIRPALTTILARHLDKNTMGYLQWRWGTQSSMNTSIVRDTKSSHFTFAVQLGIPHTFIMMSYQYKFQDDDQTKIKGSVKSGFFGTVVEYGAETKISRHSVLGATVSVGVPQGVSLKIKLNRASQTYFFPIHLTDQLLPSAVFYATVGPLVFYLAIQRLVIRPYIRAQQEQELEKQRESSSSDIAKKKQEAEAAVMLMQESVRRIIEAEESRMGLIILNAWYGKFVTDNSRKHERARVIDVTVPLQCLVKDSKLILTEASKAGLPGFYDPCVGEEKSLKMLYQFRGVMHQVLCGDTEALRIPKQSHRIDKDS; encoded by the exons ATGGCGGCGGCCTTGGAGGAAGACGAAATCGACAATGATGATTATTATTCTCTGTTAAACGTCCGCAGAGAG GCCACACAGGATGAGCTCAAGGCTTCATATCGCCGCCTTTGCATGCTCTACCACCCAGACAAGCACAGAGATCCAGAGCTTAAGAGGCAGGCAGAGCAGCTTTTTAACTTGGTTCACCAGGCCTATGAAG TACTAAGTGATCCACAATCTAGAGCAATTTATGACGTATATGGGAAGAGAGGGCTGGAAGTGGAAGGATGGGAG GTAGTGGAGAGGAAAAGAACGCCAGCAGAGATCCGTGAAGAATATGAGCGacttcaaagagagagagaggagagaagactACAGCAAAGGACCAACCCAAAG GGCACAATAAGTGTGGGTATTGATGCGACAGACCTCTTTGATCGCTATGAAGAGGATTATGAAGAGATCTCTGGTAGTGATGGCGGCGGTGGTGGCGGCTTACCGCACATTGAGATCAACAAGATGCACATATCCCAGTCAATAGAG GCCCCTTTGACAACCTCAGACACAGCCATTCTTTCTGGCTCTCTCTCCACACACAACGGTAATGGGGGAGGAAACATAAACTTGGCCTTGCGACGAGTGACCTCAGCAAAGGGCTGGGGAGAA GTTGAGTTTGGGGCAGGAGACACACATGGCCCTCTCTTCGGGTTGAAGATTTTCCGTAACTTGACTTCACGCTG cttCACTACGGCTCATTGTGGCATGCAGTTTTCATCCCGTGGTATACGGCCGGCTCTCACTACTATCCTTGCACGCCACCTGGACAAAAACACTATGGGTTATTTACAGTGGCGCTGGGGAACTCAGTCTTCCATGAACACCAGCATCGTCAGGGACACCAAAAGCAGTCATTTCACCTTCGCTGTGCAG TTGGGAATTCCACATACATTTATCATGATGAGCTACCAGTACAAATTCCAGGATGATGATCAGACCAAGATCAAGGGCTCTGTCAA GTCAGGGTTTTTCGGTACCGTGGTGGAATACGGTGCCGAGACGAAGATCAGTCGCCACAGTGTCCTGGGTGCTACCGTCAGTGTCGGAGTACCTCAAGGCGTCTCTCTCAAGATCAA GTTGAACCGAGCGAGCCAGACGTACTTCTTTCCCATTCACTTAACAGACCAGCTTCTACCCAGCGCCGTTTTTTATGCCACTGTCGGACCACTTGTGTTCTACTTGGCCATCCAGCGGCTAGTTATCAGACCTTACATTCGTGCTCAGCAGGAACA GGAGCTTGAGAAGCAGCGGGAGAGCTCATCATCAGACATTGCCAAGAAGAAGCAAGAGGCAGAAGCAGCT GTTATGCTGATGCAAGAGTCTGTGCGTAGAATTATCGAAGCTGAGGAGTCCAGAATGG GTCTGATCATCCTCAACGCCTGGTATGGCAAGTTTGTGACAGACAACAGCCGTAAGCATGAAAGGGCAAGGGTCATTGATGTGACGGTGCCTCTACAGTGCCTGGTGAAGGACTCCAAGCTCATTCTCACAGAAGCCTCTAAG GCTGGGTTACCGGGCTTCTACGACCCCTGTGTAGGTGAGGAGAAGAGTCTGAAGATGCTCTATCAGTTCAGGGGCGTGATGCACCAAGTTCTATGTGGTGACACAGAAGCACTCAGGATACCAAAACAAT CTCACAGGATTGATAAAGACAGTTAG